The genomic window CTTGGATAAAAatatggttggttttgatttgaatttaaaaggAGTTTTAAAACTGATTGAAAGCTCATCCTAATCCCTTCCACCCATCGGCCACTTTGAGGATTTCTTTTTATGAGACAAAAAGGAGAAGCTCTCAGTATTTTTCCATGCCCATAAGTTCATGTTCAGCACTTCTTTGTTCAAAGGATTGATGGGGATAAAACCAGCTTGGTTTgagttcaaatgagatttgaattcaaacttgaataGGAACTTATCCTATCCTAACACCTTTGATCGGCAACCATAAAAAGAGTCATTTTTGTGCATTGCATCTTagattttttccttcaaaaaatAGAGCAAGAAGAGAGGGGCCGAACCAGAGGTCTTGGGCATGAGGATCTAGGGTGGGCAATTTTCTTTTTGGTATGTGATTAGAAGAGAACAATCTCTTCTTTAGTGAGAGTTCAGCCTTGGTGCCGAGTAGTTTTGGAAAGGGAGTTTCAGATCAAATCTAGATGATTCTCTACTATTCCTCTATCCTCCAGTGACCTTCGTGGATCTATCTTCAATCTCGAAAAAGTCCGAGATGATTGAAGAAAAAGATCCAATCAGATCATCCATCAGAAATAATTTTCGCAAGTTAGCACTTCCAAAGATAGCAGATCGGAACTAGGACTTCGTGTGGACGTTTTGTAGAGGCCGAACATActgtgcagctgtgagcaaccagtcAGGACCTCTAGATCTATATTCATGATTGCAGCGTTCgactatccacactcaggtattaGGTTCGGATCTCTGGTTattgtagatcagatctactgcttTACTTATTTTTATGCACATCATGCAGATTTTGTTATTCAgatttttacatgtatatatatatgccatAGATCCATTTGTAGGATACTTTATGATCAGATTATGTGCttacattatagattaaaatatttaacctGAAGTTATtccgctgtaaaattttaaaatacatgcataaaactcCTACGGTTGTTCTACAACATTGCCACCCTCGAAGAATATTTAGCATTAAATGCCCAAGGTATGCATCCCATCAGCATGAAGGCCTAGCTcccaagaaaaagagaagaatagaaaaAAAGTGTTCCATGCAACTTTGGACAAGATAGATGGTGAATGGATACACGCAGACGCCAATGACTAAATCAGCATACCATTCTCTCGAAGGCACCCTGACCTAGGCATCATGGCTTCAATGCATAGGTTGGTGAAGACTAAAGATGCAAGAGAATACCAACTTGAAATAAGTCTTCCCATAGATAAAGGCTTCGAAAGAGTGATGCAATGACAAATGATTGCGGTTAAGATAGCCGATGGAGAAAGCCCAGATCGAAAAGCTAGCTCGAAAACCACCTTAAAAACTTTTGCCCTCGAAGTCTCAAAACCATGACTTCCGAGGGAACCGAACAACCTAAAAGGTTCGTTCGATGATGAAGATCAAATGCACACTGAAGTTCAAAACCATGATTTTTGGGGGAACTTGACTATCTAAAAGGTTCATCCCGACGACAGAGATTAGATGCGCACCAaaattcaaaatcatgatttttgagGGAAGCTAACAACCTAAAAGGTTCGTCCAAAGATGGAGATCAGATGCCAaagttcaaaatcatgatttttgagGGAACCTAACTATCTAAAAAAGGTTTGCCCAATGATGAAGATCAGATGTGCACTGaagttcaaaatcatgatttctgAGGGAATCTACCTATCTAAAAGATTCACCTAACGATGGAGATCGAATGCACACCAAAGCTCCAAAACCATGATTTTCAAGAGCAACCTAGCCACCTAAAATGTCTGCCCAATGAAGGAAGTCAGGCATATGCTAAAGCCTCCAACCCAGTGATTGCACGATCAAATGGCATAGAGATTCcaatagaagaagaaagaaatgaaGTACGATTATGGAAGAGGTACTCATAGCCAAAATTCATTTTCTcattcaaaagaaaaataattacatGAAATCAATGCCAAGAGGGCatcgaacaaaaaaaaagaaagagaaagaagagagggagaaaagaGCGGAGTAGAAGGATGAAGACCTAGTTCTTGTCCCAGAAGAAGGCTCCCACCTCTTCATCACTGTTCTCAGGATGGAGGCGGTGCAGGTCCAACTACGGCATCATGTGCTTCAGGCGAGCTTTACAATTCTCACGATCCTAGATGAATCCGATGGTAGAAGCATTAAGGAGCTCCCTATTGAAGGTCTCAGAGGCCTTGTACTCAACGACGTAGTGGAGTCACACTTCAGCAAAGGCCTCGGCGGCAGTGCCCTGACGGGCCACCACCTCGGAAGTGGAGGAGCCCTCATTCGGGGCCCTCGGAGGAAATGGTGCCTAACCCGCACTCTGAGGCTCTGACGTGGCAGCCTTTGCCCTTTTGGGCAAAGGCCTCCCCTCAAGTATTCAGTCTTCTTCCTGGCTGCCTCCTCCACTAATCGTGGTGACGGCTCCATCACAATAGGATTCAAGAAGATAGGAAAAAGGCTCTCTGATGAATGCATCCACCACCAGGAGGTGACCTATTTATATAAGTCCCAAGCGACGTGCACTTGGCCAATTGGCAATCGGGTGACACTATGCATCTAAACCCGAAGCGCCAAATGTCGTAGCCACTAACTGTGCTTCTAATATTCCAAATTCTGAGAGACAACTTGCGAAATACATCATCTCACCCCAATTCAAGCTAGGATAGGCTTGAGGTGATCCTTTGGTCAATTTCCTTAAGAAATCTCTCAATCTCAATGGCAGACAGAGTTACGAGGCATCCTACTAATAAATGCCTGGAGGGACCGACAAATGAATAAAAGCCCAAGCCCTCGAGTTACTAATCAAAGTGGATATTGGCCATCGAAGTCCTCGAAATGCTTCCTTGCATGGTCATCAGTCTGATCGCCCTCCCAAGCTACCAATGGTTCAAGACCCAAAAGAACATCATTGACCCTAAAGTCATTTAAATATCCTCGACAGGATTTGAGGTCGCCTCGACAAGATTCGAGGTAGAAGAAGCCAACTTACCAAACACCAACTCGGCATGGAAGAATAAGACCAAGTCACGATGAGCTTCATAACCACCATTAAGATTGTAGCTAAAGGCCACTAGAGAGATTACCCAACAACCACCTATTACAAGTTACTTTGAGCAGTGGTTTCATacgtatagtttaaaaatttttcataaatcagaTTTACGAGAGCAGtggaaataaaattaaattaaaatattttaatttaaaacatACCAGATCACATCTAAAAATCATGTTGAGGATCTTCATATGAACACAATGCCAAAGCCTAAAATCTAAAATGAGAAACAACAATGAgaaggagatctgatctccatacctGATTTCTTTTCTCGGATCCTGCGGATATCCAAGATTCCTATcagagccgcacaagcatccgacttcTGTTGGTATCCACATAGAGATGATTTTGATTAGAACTCTGAAGCCACCGGTGTACTAGCATCCTTGCAAGCTTTGTTCTTCGACTTGGATCAGGGCCTTTTACTTTATATCACTTGAAGCAGCCCTGTAGTTTGATCTTAGGGATTGATCCTAATCACCAAGAAAAATCAAGAAcccttcttgattttctttttctctctaaaatctctcttaGATCCCTATCTAAAGGAGGAACAGGGGCGTAGAGAACAAGAAGGAGGAAGAGGGCGTGGGAGATAGGAGAGGCGGTAAGGGAAAAGTCACGCACACACTTATGCACGCCAATATTTTTCCCCCaatattttgttgcacaaaacacTTGCCACTACCCAAACTAGATATGATTTGATCtagtctaattcaaatcaaatttgaattcgatCGATCCTTATCTGAAAAGAGGGATGGCATTGGGAAATAAGAAAGCTTGTGGTATGATGGAAAAACATGAAAGAATCACCTCACATGCGCCCTCTTTTCTCCTCtaattttatcgcacaaaattctCTTTCCCATGCCATAACTAACTCCTAAACTAGATAAGGAATAGCATAAATCAGTTAGGCTTATACCTAATCTAGATAGGACTCCTAACTAACCAAGAAACAAGGAGAACGCCACCTTATTCTCACGCATGCATGCAATGAAAAGATGTGCATGAGATTTCAGCACCCCCACCCCTCTTAGTTGGCTAGATAGGATAGAGAAGCCTAACAAAATTGGGCTCAGGTGGTTAGGATGAATTGGGTTCAGTCTGGatttaaatcaaatccaatttgagtctgattcgaatcatattcgaaaggctgtcaaaattaatccaatcagaattgaaatccaagtctaacttggataattAGATCCAACTAgccttaaattaaatcaaatccaattaaattaaatctaatttaaatttaattaaaatttgacccataatttaattagatcctaTCAAATTACAGTATTTGCAATTAAGTCCCTCTGCTAACAATTAACAATTACTATATctgtaatacttacaaattagtaattttcaaatttaaaccaTCAATCCaactgataatttgaatatgatctaagcCGTTGATCGGATCAAGCTCTTTTTGTATATGACCccttagattttattctatctaatTGTGAGACATGCCataatctccatcacaatattatcgaaactcttttcgatgggttagAATGGTTTCAACTCACCTCGATAAGGAtctttgatccaaaaatgattactagtaagttctcacaatccaccagtgatgcctaagagtatgtaatggcaattcagcagaatagaagaatgaatctttaggtgcagttaccatgtgatacagttcctctatcatgagtcttgactagacggaggtcatgaagaactcatcaaatctcatcgtcagtcatatgtcagattgactcgactcgagttcatttgtgaatcctgtgaaaactctttttcagtattcatacttgtttTGGTCAGAGACTTcctaaactcagtctcgcaaatcgcataggactactctttttctactaggatcaatagattccatctagatgcatcctactcaaataataaatctgaacctactatagtcaacatacacagcaaggacctgcATGGCTAGGGACCtagagaacatgcagtcaaactaaatagcctcgctgcgaatagccaacgcactgcaggtcaaaggatcactcacaccactgtaggATCGAGaatatcactgatgagtgagtagatattcaagtgatttttcatattggtcacgctcagtgcaagttgttctctaacaatcacctgtactcttactccagtatctctacaccgcagactcaagactcatctgtttggaaggaaggtgatccatgcatcaatcttaagtggattgatcattgtcatccgtaatgatcctacgatcgaaagtatttaaaaattaaccactaataatgtatatctcaaattctcaacatcttaagaatatacaaaattatctttgttaatttttaggataaattatgggcACATACAACagatttgtaataaaaattatccATCAAGTATAGAAACATATCCTAAAGAAAGGTATGCattagtcaagattgacttctaagacatacatctcatAGTATAAACCTTCGATGTCTTTGAATTCATCGCATTTTCTTCGAGCCGGACAATGCTCGAAGAAGCACCCAACCATCCCAATGGCAAGGGCAGAGCTTAGATGATGAAAGAGTTGATTCTGATATGCGACCCTACGGCTCAATCAAACAGTCTACTTCTCAGTCGAAACACTTCGAACTGAAAAATAGGAGACAAGTGTTGGACCATATTTCATCCATCTGATGATGTGTCCACTCTTGTAGCAACACTTGATGTGGTAAACACCCAGTGTCGTGACGTAAGCAACCAAGGCACGTGATCAAAGCAACATCACGCGATCCAGACGACACCATAGACATCAGCGCCTAGCCGACCACTTGTGACAGGTCGGCCACCTACCTAAGACCATTAGACGATGCCTTGTCGAATCCATTCTTTCCTGCTTCAGCTCCCTGTAAGTTGTTTGCAAGGTCGGATACTTTTCGAAACTTTTGATGCATGAGTCTCATGGGCAACAGGCGCTGCAACAGCCTGCTGACACTCACTACTCATCGAACATGGGTGATAAGCTGTGCGACCACATCTGACACCAACCATCCTAGTTTTGACAGCCACTACCTCAACTTCGACAGATGCTAGCCATCTAGCAGACCTCCTGGAACAAAAAGGGGGGAAACtaggaggagaaggagaggacACTCTCTCTCCCTGGAGAGAGAGGATGGATTATGGACTCTACTCTCTCTTACTCAATCTTCATCTACTATTCTTCCTCTCCGATAAGTACTGACTTAACCATCGGATGATCTCCCTCTGGAAAACTCCCACCATCTTCTTCGGTGTTCTTGAATTTTTCTTACAGGCCCATGGTGCTCCGATCGTAGACCAGCTACTTTAACTCAATGAAAGCCAATACCATTCGATCCAATCACTCTCGTCATGCCATCCGGTCGGAGAGGCGCAACAACAATCTATATCTGATCCGAACGTACTTCGAATAGTTTTTCTAAAATTCATATCCATCTCAAATTTCAATCAGATCGGATAAAGTTTATCTGAATCGAATCATATTAAATATCTGATGGATCAACTAAAATTATCATcattatcttttaatctaaatcataaaattttaatggctcAAAAAATCAGAATGATCCATCGACCCAAACATCTCCGGTGGTTTCAATAAACCAGAATCATCCATCCACCCAATCCGTCTCGTCGACCCTAGGTTTCCATGTCTGGCTTGCGTCTGATGCCACGCGGAACAACTAGTCCCGAGGAAAAAAGAGCGACATCCGATTTGATTGCCCAGCCACTTCACATGCCGCATCGCAAGCACGTGCAACCTAATAATATTTATTAGGATCCTTTCTACTTTCAAGTTTCTCTTTCTCCATCCATCCCTCCTTTGCTGTTCTTCTCTCTTCCGTTTCCAAGCCATAACATCAAACAGGTATCGGCCAAAAAGTAGAACGCAAAAACATGCTTTCCTTGCAGCTGCCCTTTTCATCATCCCCTCCTCTCCGGCACACCAAAACCCAATCCCCCATCAACAGATCCCACATCCCGAGACCTCGTTCCACCCCTAGCACCACCCTCACCTGTCTCCGCGCTCCCACTTCTTTGTCCCCCTCTGTCCTTCTCCGACACCCGACCCTCAGATCCCGCATTCTAATCCCCAGGGCAGCGGCCGCCGCAGCAGCAGATGGAGACCCCGATGCTCCACCACCAAAGGAGAAGCAAGCAGAAGGCATCGGAGACATGAAAGATGGAGAGGATTCCATCCCAGATCGAAATGAGGGTGACTCCACCGGTAAATCCGTGGCGGAGAGCGAATCCAGATCCAAAACCACCACCCCGAACAATACCTTGTATCTGGCCGTGGTGTTTGGACTGTGGTACTTCCAGAACGTGGTCTTCAACATCTACAATAAGAAGGTCCTCAACATCTTCCCCTATCCCTGGCTTCTGGCTTCCTTCCAGCTATTCGTAGGCTCCCTCTGGATGGCTTTCCTCTGGGCCTCCCGCCTCCAGCCCTTCCCCCGAGTCTCCAAAAGATTCTTCGTCGCCCTCCTCGGCCCCGCCCTCTTCCACACCATCGGCCACATCTCCGCCTGCGTCTCCTTCTCCAAGGTCGCCGTCTCCTTCACCCACGTCATCAAGGCCTCTGAGCCCGTCTTCTCCGTCGTCTTCTCCGCCTTCCTCGGCCGCTTCTACCCCATCCACGTCTGGCTCTCCGTCCTCCCCATCGTCGCCGGCTGCTCCCTCGCCGCCGTCACCGAGGTCTCCTTCAACGCCCAGGGCCTCTGGACCGCCCTCATCTCCAACGTCGGCTTCGTCCTCCGCAACATCTACTCCAAGCAGAGCCTCCAAGATTTCTCCCACATCAATGGCCTCAATCTCTACGGCTGGATCAGCATCATCTCCCTTCTATACCTATTCCCCGTCGCCGTCTTCGTCGAGGGGTCTCAGTGGCTGGGCGGCTTCCAGCGGGCGCTCTCGGCCCTGCCGTCGCCGTGGACGTTCTACTGGTGGGTGCTCCTCTCGGGAATTTTCTACCACCTCTACAACCAGTCGTCTTATCAGGCGCTCGACAAGATCAGTCCGTTGACGTTCTCGGTGGGAAATACCATGAAGCGGGTGGTGGTCATCATCGCCTCGGTGCTGGTCTTCAGGAATCCAATTCGGCCGCTGAATGCTCTGGGGTCGGCCATCGCTATCTTGGGGACTTTCTTGTATTCACAGACCACGACGATAGGGAAGAAGGAGAACAAAGCGGTCGCTGAGAAGAAGACTAGCTGAGCAAACGCTGTCGATTGAGGAGTCTGGCTCTACTGTCGTGACAACCGCATCTCTTTTACCTCCTTTTCTTattggtattttttttaaaaaaaatttgtttctcatgcattttttttcttcaatgtaTCCTTTTCTTATTGTGATTATTTATTGTTTCTCATGCGTTTTTCTTCAACGTGGCAATGACAGTAAGATGGTTTTTGATCGAATGTGAAGAGAGAGGGATACCCGAGGAGATTGTGGGGTTTGGCAAGCAGCAATTTCCTGATAGTCTCATCTCTCTTTTCCTGTTTCCTTAGCTTTGTTCATGTATTCGATGGAATGCTCTATAACTATTGGCTTTTTGAATATttggatattaaagaaaaaagaagCTTGTCATCTTATAGCCTCATGCTTTGACAGTGAAGTTTTTCTGTCCAGGTATTCTATTATGTTGTTCGAACGGGTATAAATGATTTAATTCATGATATAATCAATATTTCCTTATCCATCTTTAATAACGCCAGTGCTTATCCAATGCAACCTGGAGCACAATTTGATGATACTTCATGCCAAGATCTTGCTACAGCCACTAAACATATATGTGATACATAAAGAACAAACCTGTGCTGTGCATTTGACCCTGCTTGGTTGCTTCGGTTGAAATATGGCCCTGGAGCACAACTTGGAATTATCCTGGTTGTAAAATTTCATTTTCAGGGAGATATATTTGG from Elaeis guineensis isolate ETL-2024a chromosome 4, EG11, whole genome shotgun sequence includes these protein-coding regions:
- the LOC105060823 gene encoding xylulose 5-phosphate/phosphate translocator, chloroplastic produces the protein MLSLQLPFSSSPPLRHTKTQSPINRSHIPRPRSTPSTTLTCLRAPTSLSPSVLLRHPTLRSRILIPRAAAAAAADGDPDAPPPKEKQAEGIGDMKDGEDSIPDRNEGDSTGKSVAESESRSKTTTPNNTLYLAVVFGLWYFQNVVFNIYNKKVLNIFPYPWLLASFQLFVGSLWMAFLWASRLQPFPRVSKRFFVALLGPALFHTIGHISACVSFSKVAVSFTHVIKASEPVFSVVFSAFLGRFYPIHVWLSVLPIVAGCSLAAVTEVSFNAQGLWTALISNVGFVLRNIYSKQSLQDFSHINGLNLYGWISIISLLYLFPVAVFVEGSQWLGGFQRALSALPSPWTFYWWVLLSGIFYHLYNQSSYQALDKISPLTFSVGNTMKRVVVIIASVLVFRNPIRPLNALGSAIAILGTFLYSQTTTIGKKENKAVAEKKTS